One genomic window of Cololabis saira isolate AMF1-May2022 chromosome 3, fColSai1.1, whole genome shotgun sequence includes the following:
- the mfap5 gene encoding microfibril associated protein 5, with product MKELSKEEKHICRARKVHLLQAEGMGSLPVVLLLCGFYVLTAVTQAQQTESTEAPGDAELPTNCREEMYPCTRMYSVHKPIKRCIGYLCLYSLPRVYVINNEICMRTVCQQDEYLKAELCRELSGWPRRIARSSTRKRCRGRRSNPKTWANKA from the exons ATGAAGGAATTaagcaaagaagaaaaacacataTGCAGAG CTCGTAAAGTTCACCTCTTGCAAGCTGAAGGAATGGGCAGCCTCCCAGTGGTCCTGCTCCTCTGTGGTTTCTACG TGCTCACAGCTGTAACCCAAGCTCAGCAGACCG AGAGCACAGAGGCACCTGGAGATGCTGAGCTACCAACCA ACTGCAGGGAGGAGATGTATCCTTGCACCAGGATGTATTCAGTTCACAAGCCCATCAAGAGATGTATTGGCTATCTTTGTCTCTACAG CCTCCCTCGTGTTTACGTGATCAACAATGAGATCTGTATGAGGACAGTGTGCCAGCAGGATGAGTATCTGAAAG CTGAACTGTGCAGAGAGTTGTCCGGGTGGCCCAGACGCATTGCGAGATCTTCTACTAGGAAACGCTGTCGCGGTCGCCGTAGCAACCCCAAAACCTGGGCAAACAAGGCCTGA
- the sbk3 gene encoding uncharacterized serine/threonine-protein kinase SBK3, with the protein MAAEAAQELDELCYLSAQSLPTFKVSKHFQVVKLLGEGTYGKVMLAVHRKRGTPMALKFFPRKSTQLISFLREYNLSLSYCTHPSLTRALGIFFSTSSYYVFAQQAGLYGDLYSVIVSEVGLDEDRVQRVMSQLSGAVTHLHSLGFVHRDIKPENIFLCDKACRWVKLGDFGLTRAIGTTVRAVWYESPFCTPEAGAAKEAQKEMERSQNEETEKEWEDIWITVKPYIDSWSLGVLVYCLLTGCFPWEESTHDDPAYRKFKKWFDQEDEMKNVEWKGNEETVSSKIMEQKQKDNRPPSQFEGLSPLVMTLLKELLHPEAKHRGSPEDILSYLGEPWLMETVREEERKAEEAEKEAMKIRERRGVGEELLREEKGER; encoded by the exons ATGGCA GCTGAAGCAGCTCAAGAACTTGATGAGCTATGTTACCTGTCGGCACAGTCCTTGCCCACCTTCAAAGTATCCAAACACTTCCAGGTGGTAAAACTTCTAGGAGAAGGGACTTATGGAAAAGTCATGCTCGCTGTGCACAGGAAGAGAG GAACTCCAATGGCCCTGAAGTTCTTCCCTCGGAAGTCTACCCAACTCATCTCTTTTCTGCGTGAATACAACCTGTCCCTTTCTTACTGCACCCATCCGTCACTGACACGGGCCCTTGGCATCTTCTTCTCCACGTCATCTTACTACGTCTTTGCCCAACAAGCAGGTCTCTACGGTGACCTCTACAGCGTTATTGTGTCAGAG GTCGGACTGGATGAAGACCGTGTGCAGAGGGTGATGTCCCAGCTGAGTGGCGCCGTCACACATCTCCACTCTCTGGGCTTCGTCCACCGGGACATCAAACCTGAGAATATCTTCCTGTGCGACAAGGCCTGTCGCTGGGTCAAACTGGGGGACTTCGGCCTCACCAGGGCCATCGGCACCACTGTTCGGGCCGTGTGGTATGAGTCTCCTTTCTGCACTCCTGAGGCAGGAGCTGCCAAGGAAGCTCAGAAGGAGATGGAGAGGAGTCAGAATGAGGAGActgaaaaggagtgggaggacaTTTGGATAACAGTGAAGCCCTATATTGACAGTTGGTCCCTTGGTGTACTCGTCTACTGCCTTTTAACAGGCTGCTTCCCTTGGGAGGAGAGTACTCATGATGACCCTGCTTACCGTAAGTTTAAGAAATGGTTTGACCAGGAAGACGAGATGAAAAATGTTGAGTGGAAGGGCAATGAAGAGACTGTTAGTTCCAAAATCATGGAGCAAAAGCAAAAAGACAACCGTCCTCCCTCCCAGTTTGAGGGACTCAGCCCATTAGTGATgactcttttaaaggagctgCTCCACCCAGAGGCTAAACACAGAGGAAGCCCAGAGGACATCTTGAGCTACCTGGGAGAGCCGTGGCTGATGGAGACAGTTagagaggaggaaaggaaaGCAGAGGAGGCTGAGAAAGAAGCCATGAAAATCAGAGAAAGAAgaggagtcggcgaggagctgctcAGGGAAGAAAAAGGGGAGAGATGA
- the epn1a gene encoding epsin-1 isoform X1, translating into MSTSSLRRQVKNIVHNYSEAEIKVREATSNDPWGPSSSLMSEIADLTYNVVAFSEIMSMVWKRLNDHGKNWRHVYKAMTLMEYLIKTGSERVAQQCRENIYAVQTLKDFQYIDRDGKDQGLNVREKAKQLVTLLKDEEKLREERIHALKTKEKMAQTTSASSAPSAPSLGGSLSLGSQSGGADPEQAWPQSSGEEDLQLQLALAMSKEEAEQTSADPLEDAELRYAITLSKEIQQKEERLRRGDDLRLQMALEESRKEKAQPEEGALMELGAVDPWGASASATVSSAGPSPPPAVSVPAASGPWGAAAADPWGVASPTSPTSSDPWSGGPPPAIAPPPDPWGETSNKVNDADPWGSSAVTPPSADPWGSPVPPSTSSSGGPVDPWARDGPLPASDLVTSDIWSGTAKHTNGTGDPERRGSSTTGCNSTGSPVPFDLSSLGSSLPVRKTPESFLGPNAALVDLDSLVSSKPKPKQPPPPSLSSSSAHNPFLQNTGSSPVPGMAVTPGSTISSRGVSPTPVSSNPFGVAPTMTSISPQPSSLGLSSLRTSPVPPNPMLGMMQPGMGMGPMSVGMGAPGMGAAMMQASPMGMPFGGLSPMAPPGSGLLGPGGAPPPQLILGGPAGAGGVMGAGGSMGGGGTTGASTNPFLL; encoded by the exons ATGTCGACCTCATCGCTACGGCGACAAGTAAAGAACATTGTGCACAACTATTCAGAGGCTGAAATCAAG GTTAGAGAAGCAACATCCAATGACCCATGGGGTCCCAGCAGCTCTCTTATGTCGGAGATTGCGGATCTGACCTACAATGTTGTGGCCTTCTCTGAAATCATGAGCATGGTGTGGAAGCGGCTCAATGATCACGGCAAGAACTGGAGACATGTGTACAAG GCGATGACTCTTATGGAATACCTGATTAAGACGGGTTCAGAACGAGTTGCCCAACAGTGTCGAGAAAATATATACGCAGTCCAGACTCTGAAGGACTTTCAGTACATAGACAGGGATGGCAAAGATCAG ggGCTGAATGTGCGAGAAAAGGCTAAACAACTGGTGACATTGTTGAAAGATGAAGAAAAACTAAGAGAAGAGAGGATCCATGCCCTCAAAACCAAAGAGAAGATGGCACAGACCACCAGTG CCTCTTCAGCTCCTTCCGCCCCCAGCCTGGGGGGCAGCTTGTCACTGGGCTCACAATCTGGAGGGGCAGACCCAGAGCAAGCCTGGCCACAGAGCTCTGGAGAAGAAGACCTGCAGCTTCAACTGGCTTTGGCCATGAGTAAAGAAGAGGCAGAGCAG ACTAGCGCGGACCCTCTGGAGGATGCAGAGCTTCGCTATGCAATCACACTCAGCAAAGAGATCCAGCAAAAG GAGGAGCGACTGCGCAGAGGTGATGACCTGAGACTGCAGATGGCCCTCGAGGAAAGCAGAAAAGAGAAAGCTCAACCAGAGGAG GGAGCGTTGATGGAGCTGGGTGCTGTGGATCCCTGGGGGGCCTCTGCCTCTGCCACTGTTAGCTCTGCCGGCCCTTCACCTCcaccggcagtttctgtccctGCTGCCTCTGGCCCGTGGGGCGCAGCCGCTGCAGATCCATGGGGAGTAGCATCACCAACCTCCCCGACAAGCTCTGACCCCTGGAGTGGTGGGCCCCCGCCCGCTATAGCCCCTCCTCCAGACCCCTGGGGAGAGACGTCCAACAAAGTTAACGACGCAGACCCATGGGGAAGCTCAG CTGTGACCCCCCCCAGTGCTGACCCCTGGGGCTCCCCAGTGCCACCCAGTACATCCTCCTCGGGGGGCCCGGTAGACCCCTGGGCAAGGGACGGGCCTCTCCCTGCCTCTGATCTTGTCACCTCTGACATCTGGAGTGGCACCGCCAAACACACTAACGGCACAG GAGATCCAGAGCGGCGAGGGTCTTCAACAACAGGCTGCAACAGTACAGGCTCACCGGTGCCGTTTGATTTGTCCTCACTTggttcttcacttcctgttcgTAAGACTCCCGAGTCCTTCCTCGGCCCCAACGCAGCGCTTGTTGATCTCGATTCCCTGGTGTCATCGAAACCTAAACCCAAACAGCCACCACCTCCTTCACTCTCTTCATCTTCAGCACACAACCCCTTTCTTCAAAACACAG gCTCTTCTCCTGTTCCTGGCATGGCTGTGACTCCAGGAAGTACTATTTCCAGTAGGGGAGTTTCTCCAACACCGGTTTCCTCCAACCCTTTCGGCGTTGCACCTACCATGACCTCCATCTCACCCCAGCCCTCATCACTGGGCCTGAGCAGCTTGCGCACCAGTCCTGTGCCTCCTAATCCCATGCTGGGCATGATGCAACCAGGAATGGGCATGGGCCCGATGAGTGTTGGAATGGGGGCTCCAGGAATGGGAGCGGCCATGATGCAGGCCAGTCCCATGGGAATGCCCTTCGGTGGTCTCTCTCCTATGGCACCACCAGGCTCTGGTCTGTTGGGGCCGGGGGGCGCGCCACCTCCTCAGCTGATTTTGGGTGGGCCCGCAGGAGCAGGAGGAGTGATGGGGGCAGGGGGATCAATGGGAGGTGGAGGAACAACAGGAGCTAGCACCAATCCGTTTCTTCTTTGA
- the epn1a gene encoding epsin-1 isoform X2 — MSTSSLRRQVKNIVHNYSEAEIKVREATSNDPWGPSSSLMSEIADLTYNVVAFSEIMSMVWKRLNDHGKNWRHVYKAMTLMEYLIKTGSERVAQQCRENIYAVQTLKDFQYIDRDGKDQGLNVREKAKQLVTLLKDEEKLREERIHALKTKEKMAQTTSASSAPSAPSLGGSLSLGSQSGGADPEQAWPQSSGEEDLQLQLALAMSKEEAEQEERLRRGDDLRLQMALEESRKEKAQPEEGALMELGAVDPWGASASATVSSAGPSPPPAVSVPAASGPWGAAAADPWGVASPTSPTSSDPWSGGPPPAIAPPPDPWGETSNKVNDADPWGSSAVTPPSADPWGSPVPPSTSSSGGPVDPWARDGPLPASDLVTSDIWSGTAKHTNGTGDPERRGSSTTGCNSTGSPVPFDLSSLGSSLPVRKTPESFLGPNAALVDLDSLVSSKPKPKQPPPPSLSSSSAHNPFLQNTGSSPVPGMAVTPGSTISSRGVSPTPVSSNPFGVAPTMTSISPQPSSLGLSSLRTSPVPPNPMLGMMQPGMGMGPMSVGMGAPGMGAAMMQASPMGMPFGGLSPMAPPGSGLLGPGGAPPPQLILGGPAGAGGVMGAGGSMGGGGTTGASTNPFLL, encoded by the exons ATGTCGACCTCATCGCTACGGCGACAAGTAAAGAACATTGTGCACAACTATTCAGAGGCTGAAATCAAG GTTAGAGAAGCAACATCCAATGACCCATGGGGTCCCAGCAGCTCTCTTATGTCGGAGATTGCGGATCTGACCTACAATGTTGTGGCCTTCTCTGAAATCATGAGCATGGTGTGGAAGCGGCTCAATGATCACGGCAAGAACTGGAGACATGTGTACAAG GCGATGACTCTTATGGAATACCTGATTAAGACGGGTTCAGAACGAGTTGCCCAACAGTGTCGAGAAAATATATACGCAGTCCAGACTCTGAAGGACTTTCAGTACATAGACAGGGATGGCAAAGATCAG ggGCTGAATGTGCGAGAAAAGGCTAAACAACTGGTGACATTGTTGAAAGATGAAGAAAAACTAAGAGAAGAGAGGATCCATGCCCTCAAAACCAAAGAGAAGATGGCACAGACCACCAGTG CCTCTTCAGCTCCTTCCGCCCCCAGCCTGGGGGGCAGCTTGTCACTGGGCTCACAATCTGGAGGGGCAGACCCAGAGCAAGCCTGGCCACAGAGCTCTGGAGAAGAAGACCTGCAGCTTCAACTGGCTTTGGCCATGAGTAAAGAAGAGGCAGAGCAG GAGGAGCGACTGCGCAGAGGTGATGACCTGAGACTGCAGATGGCCCTCGAGGAAAGCAGAAAAGAGAAAGCTCAACCAGAGGAG GGAGCGTTGATGGAGCTGGGTGCTGTGGATCCCTGGGGGGCCTCTGCCTCTGCCACTGTTAGCTCTGCCGGCCCTTCACCTCcaccggcagtttctgtccctGCTGCCTCTGGCCCGTGGGGCGCAGCCGCTGCAGATCCATGGGGAGTAGCATCACCAACCTCCCCGACAAGCTCTGACCCCTGGAGTGGTGGGCCCCCGCCCGCTATAGCCCCTCCTCCAGACCCCTGGGGAGAGACGTCCAACAAAGTTAACGACGCAGACCCATGGGGAAGCTCAG CTGTGACCCCCCCCAGTGCTGACCCCTGGGGCTCCCCAGTGCCACCCAGTACATCCTCCTCGGGGGGCCCGGTAGACCCCTGGGCAAGGGACGGGCCTCTCCCTGCCTCTGATCTTGTCACCTCTGACATCTGGAGTGGCACCGCCAAACACACTAACGGCACAG GAGATCCAGAGCGGCGAGGGTCTTCAACAACAGGCTGCAACAGTACAGGCTCACCGGTGCCGTTTGATTTGTCCTCACTTggttcttcacttcctgttcgTAAGACTCCCGAGTCCTTCCTCGGCCCCAACGCAGCGCTTGTTGATCTCGATTCCCTGGTGTCATCGAAACCTAAACCCAAACAGCCACCACCTCCTTCACTCTCTTCATCTTCAGCACACAACCCCTTTCTTCAAAACACAG gCTCTTCTCCTGTTCCTGGCATGGCTGTGACTCCAGGAAGTACTATTTCCAGTAGGGGAGTTTCTCCAACACCGGTTTCCTCCAACCCTTTCGGCGTTGCACCTACCATGACCTCCATCTCACCCCAGCCCTCATCACTGGGCCTGAGCAGCTTGCGCACCAGTCCTGTGCCTCCTAATCCCATGCTGGGCATGATGCAACCAGGAATGGGCATGGGCCCGATGAGTGTTGGAATGGGGGCTCCAGGAATGGGAGCGGCCATGATGCAGGCCAGTCCCATGGGAATGCCCTTCGGTGGTCTCTCTCCTATGGCACCACCAGGCTCTGGTCTGTTGGGGCCGGGGGGCGCGCCACCTCCTCAGCTGATTTTGGGTGGGCCCGCAGGAGCAGGAGGAGTGATGGGGGCAGGGGGATCAATGGGAGGTGGAGGAACAACAGGAGCTAGCACCAATCCGTTTCTTCTTTGA